The Erigeron canadensis isolate Cc75 chromosome 1, C_canadensis_v1, whole genome shotgun sequence genome segment GACCCGAGAGTTGATTTAACATGAGTTGACATGTTTTCAAGAGTGACAAACTTCCTAATGAATCTGGAATGGTCCCTGTTAACTGATTGTAAGAAAGATCAATGCTTCCTAGATTCTTCACTCTTCCTAGTTTTTCAGGTAGTCGACCAACTAGATTAGAATTGCCACGTAAAGCTAATAACTCTAGTTTGGGTGACTCACATTCACAAAATCTATCAAGAAGTTCCGACACATTTCCAAAATAAGGTTACCTTGGAGATCAAGGTGTTTTAAATTACATAGATTACTTAAAGACGTAGGTATCTCCTCAACCATCTTATTGTTGGCTAAGTCGAGATGAACAATCAAAGACAAGTTTTTTAGGCTTCCAAGAAGCGGCGCAGAAATATTGCAGTTACTAACATCAAGAAAACGAAGATTAGTTAAGCTCGGCAAACCTTTTAGCAACCATGAAGAGTTCATAAATGTGTTACTTGAAACACGGAGAGAGCTCAAAGAAGGCATGCTATGGAAACCACCATGAATTCCGGTATCTAGACCATGAAAATAACAGCCAGTAAGATCTAATACATCTAAACTACGTAGACTAAAAATCCACCCGGGCAACAAACTATCAAAGAGGTTATCCGAAAGATCTAGGACAGTCAGGGAAGTAAAATCAACACTAGTTTGATTATTATGAATTTGAGTTAACCCACATGAAGGAAGATGTAGTTCTAGCAAAGAAGGAAGTGTACTAATCACCTCTAACCAATCTGAAGCGTCTACAAGGCCAATTCGACCCATATTTAGGTGTTCCAACGATTTGAGACTACGTAACCATTCCAAGCTACTTGAATGAAGATCCCAAAAAAAGGAAACACTGTAAAGATCTAGCACACGTAACGTAGAAAGATTTCCTAGGTGGTGAGGGATGTCCCCACCGAATTGCGAACTTGAGATGTTAAGATAGGTCAAATTCTTAAACGAGCCAATGAACGATGGTATTGAGGTTAAGTTAAAATCGTTACAGCTCAAGTCTAGGTACCTGAGTTGTGTTAAGTTGATCAAAGCAGGACTTATGGTTCCTCCTAACATTTGTTTTGATGCTTCTAAAAGTTCATTTTCCGTGTCATAAGATCCATGACAATGGCCACTAATTCCATCATCAGGTCCACGAAGGTGAATCTCGTGGACGTGACCAGTGGAATTGTCACAGACCACACCGGACCAACTGCAACAATCTTTGCCAAGCCATGATGATAGACGGTTGGAACGATCAATGAGATCGTTCTTGAGCTGGATAAGAGCCAATCGTTCGGTGGGTATACAAAGTACAGGATCAGAGTTATGATTACAAAGACAAAAGGTGGAAAGTGATGAAACAAAGAGAAATAGCCAAAGGCAATATAAGGAAGAAGAGAAAGGAAGAGGTTTAAGAGCTTTCATTATTGTACTGATGATGTATGCAAAAAGTTAAATGAGGTTTAAGGCCTTAGATTGCATATAGTTTcgtatatatacattaattacTCAACGATAATGGATAACAAATGTAACTAGAAACATGACTAATTAATCCATAAAATATTTGGCACATGAattataatgatttttaaatttatcttCTCCACTAATCTTGGTATGTATCTCACTATTTCTCTGTGTTTTCTCTATGAAATTTTAAGGACGGAAAAATATACGTTATAAATAATTTCGGTTATTATAGTATATTAATTAAGGGAAGatgtttaaatatattagtagaaaagattaaaagttaatgccaatggggttggtgactGATTGGTAAGATCTATGATCTTTGGATGTATCAATACAACACAAGGAAAATCCCATAGTTTACGAGATTTTCCGCCCCTCTCTAAGTTCCGAAAACCACCTAAAAAGGATACCGATGTCAGTCCCATTTGATCGATACCAAGATCAGAGGTGGACCAAGACGGGATCAAAactttttgctcatccctaataGCAATTACCAAATTTAAAcacttttatcattttttacacTAAAATTCTAGTTTATTGGTTCACAGTCTATATTAGTATTAAaatcatattatataattaaattagaaaTTAAAATTCTAGTTTATTGGTTCACAGAATTAAAAAGGAAATTATAAAAGctaaattttcagtttttaaaacttataacGAATTTGTAAACACATGAGTAAAAACtaattacaaaatcataaacaaaaacaaaattccCTTCTTTGCAACCTGATAAAAACATACACAATATTATACACAAAagaatgagatttttttttcttttctaattacAGTTGgattaaagaaaaaatttaaaataaatacatatacaataacaaCACGGTGGCGGGTACACCAATGCCTTTAACTCATGACGTTAAAATTTTAGCGTATTAGATAGAAAATCGAGATCAATATGCCTAGCGTGAAAGACGGTCTAAGCCTCTAAGGTTTAGATTGATTATTAAAGTCTACTTTGGTTAATTTTTTGGTTATCAAAAAAACCATGACCCGAAGTACTTGGATTTTGGGTTGAAGACAAAATTAGGATATGACACCTACAATGACGACCAATGTGACTTATCAAAAAATTTAGAAACTTGGATACGACAGGTTCACACAAATTGCTTGGCATATATCGTCCTGCGTCTAATCAATGTGCCTTCTCAGGCGAAACTTTTCTACTCATCAAAATGGACCATGACACCTCATAATAATGTTCACATGGATGTACGTACTAAGAATCGAAGACCAAGACTTTTCTTAACAGTGACGTACAACTATGCCACATATCTGACATTCGTAATAAAGGAAATTATTTTCCATAAGATGTTTCTATGTAGAGATAtataatactccctccgtcccattttaattgtcctataTAATACTCAAtccaatcatatatattatatcaagtgttatataacaaaaataaaactatttacgctcaaagttgaaacaaaaagactcaaaaagtcaaaataggacacttaatatgggacggagggagtatgtTTTTTAGCCTGCGAAGAGCTTGGGCTcggattttattaaaaaaatgagcTTTTCACAGTACTATGCAATGATTTATTAGGTAAGTTGTtcaaaagaagttaaaaatgattttattaggTAAAATCATATCGGACCCTGAATCAGTTCATATATACACTTAAACTAGTCTTCAAAACCGTACATTGGATGAgtaatctcaaaatatataaattaaatttttaaatttttgttgaagtatgttaaataaaaactaaataaaatgcAAATACATGAAATACAAGTTAAAGAACGAAATATATGAAGATTAACTCCATATCAATATCGATTTCAGTTAAcctcttttttttcaacttcttttttattggaaaattcattatttttgtttattaatttgtaataacTAGTAATTTACAGTTTGAAGAATGAAAGAAGGACAGATGTCAGATGATGAAATAAGTGAATAAAAACAGTTGGATCTTTCGATCTGCTGAAGTTGTAACCAAATACAAATTCTTAcccatttttcttaggtttatctagaactaaattaaaagagatgaataataatgataattaataatttaaagtcaaataataatgattaaatatgaacaatatatatatatatatatatatatatatatataaagccgCTATGTTTGTTGAGTAAGTcagaactttttatttttattgaaaattcGTGAGGTAGTCGAACCTTTTTTTTGTAGAGAATTCATGAGGGTTTATTTattaacttgtatatatataggtctcTATAATAATAGGTCTCTCTTTACTGAAAATCActatgcatcataaaaatcgtcggacatcaattgcttcgtgaatcttcgtgcatcaatttaaccatgatctaagggttaggatcttgtcctatttgttttactttaatacttgttttacaatacttaacccctctctctctctctctctctatatatatatatatatatatatagtgaagcgATCAAGATAGAAGGTCCTTAAGAAGAGAAAGGAGAAAatgttcgttttttattttttaacttgtcttttttatttttttcacctttttcatctttttttttttataattaattcgatctataaaaattttttaaaaaaagttaagaaaaattcTCGAATCCGAGTTAGTGAACTATTCATATAAGATATAAGGATACTAATAAGAGGTAGCTGATGAGAGTGATAgactaaaaggttatagaaagtGATATATCATAAGGGGTAATCGATAATAGGATGATATACCTAACGGATTCCACTCCTAATAATTTATTAGACTACATCATTACATGCTAGACACCTCTAGCACTTAATTAAACATGTATACCTTGACATAATAGATAAAGAAAACACTATACGTTGGCATAATTATTTATGGTATCTACCAATGTACaccttaattatttaattatgaatatatattactttattaTGTTACTAATCGATTGATCTATGAGACTATG includes the following:
- the LOC122588845 gene encoding receptor-like protein EIX1, giving the protein MKALKPLPFSSSLYCLWLFLFVSSLSTFCLCNHNSDPVLCIPTERLALIQLKNDLIDRSNRLSSWLGKDCCSWSGVVCDNSTGHVHEIHLRGPDDGISGHCHGSYDTENELLEASKQMLGGTISPALINLTQLRYLDLSCNDFNLTSIPSFIGSFKNLTYLNISSSQFGGDIPHHLGNLSTLRVLDLYSVSFFWDLHSSSLEWLRSLKSLEHLNMGRIGLVDASDWLEVISTLPSLLELHLPSCGLTQIHNNQTSVDFTSLTVLDLSDNLFDSLLPGWIFSLRSLDVLDLTGCYFHGLDTGIHGGFHSMPSLSSLRVSSNTFMNSSWLLKGLPSLTNLRFLDVSNCNISAPLLGSLKNLSLIVHLDLANNKMVEEIPTSLSNLCNLKHLDLQVGRLPEKLGRVKNLGSIDLSYNQLTGTIPDSLGSLSLLKTCQLMLNQLSGPIPYTIGDLSSLTFVDLSSNNLNASLPESVGRLGNLEFLALHHNSLEGVLTEKHFFNLTALKTLWIGDNKLVFKLNANWNPPFHLDVLRVGSCSLGLRFPSWIKTQTDLTELDLSSSNISDIIPDWNWLQLSSSVRYLNISHNNIQGKLGDVSFLTPGGVLDLSDNQILGVLPGFFNKPDLSFLDISNNSLSGSLNQFLCSGIQEPRQLSVLNLANNNMSGGIPDCWMNWESLVFLNLEKNKFSGIIPPSIGNLPSLLALDMRGNKLFGNLPVSLMNSKTLIIIELAENELNGRIPGSIGRDNTSLKLLSLSSNKLEGKIPNEICRLSSIQIMDLSHNDLSGDLPTCFTNFSVISGSEEISSPFLLYDSLFQNQVLGTASLVTKGRVPKFVTK